In Bombus huntii isolate Logan2020A chromosome 9, iyBomHunt1.1, whole genome shotgun sequence, a single window of DNA contains:
- the LOC126869546 gene encoding electrogenic sodium bicarbonate cotransporter 1 isoform X10 produces MNCNAFGYDSRPWMQPGIGGGGGAAHVGGTGDDEAPKDPGVRITHQSYTEKDFEGHRAHTVYVGVHLPGERRHRRHHKHHHSQRQLGTSSTDKENVDNDRPRQLLMTRRSRLSNICDPDGEMILTPPAQRVQFILGEEVGDDAHESHPLFSEMEELVKDGDEMEWKETARWIKFEEDVEEGGNRWSKPHVATLSLHALFELRSLLLNGTVMLDMEAASLEQIADLVLDNMINKGSLPIEAREKVREALLVRHRHQHERRKDNNMSRLPIIRSLAEIGRNHSSSKNSDCTCGLHALLTSDLQERRDARDAYAPSVARSSSCPNSNTALLSKEAKDLKGPYLLVPVEESNSAPAIAGATSHGSGPALNAGSRFLAIPGNPGQEPGTNGMDRSPSSVSISRNHSSSALENGDANHKGNTHFMRKIPAGAEASNILVGEVDFLDKTLSAFIRLSQAGIMGDLTEVPVPTRFIFVLLGPTGGITGFHEIGRAMATLMSDEVFHDVAYKAKNRNHLLAGIDEFLDAVTVLPPGEWDPAIRIEPPAAIPSQDVRKRPKEEKPKEDLDDEADEQKLREESGLSRTGRLFGGLVNDIKRKVPFYFSDFKDALALQCVASFIFLYFACLSPIITFGGLLSEATGKNMAAMESLVSGFVCGIGYGFFSGQPLTILGSTGPVLVFETIVYEFCKKSDWNYMSFRFWIGSWITLILVILVAIDASAFVCYITRFTEENFATLIAFIFIYKAIENVLSIGKKYPINTHANEPFNYECWCKPPNGSLPSSYDNINWTALDQKTCQSYNGTLVGDGCNLPHYIPDVFLMSIILFMGTFLLSVELKDFKNALFFPSKVRQVVSDFAVIIAIFSMSTLDHFVNIPTPKLEVPEEFKPTLAGRGWMIWPFQSNPWWSAIVACLPALLGTILIFMDQQITAVIVNRKENKLKARCGYHLDLFVLAILIEICSVMGLPWFVAATVLSINHVNSLKLESECAAPGEKPQFLGVREQRVTHILIFLMIGCSVLLTPMLRHIPMPVLFGVFLYMGVASLKGLQFFDRILIMLMPVKYQPDYMFLRQVPLKRVHLFTTIQLTCLACLWIIKSFSSTSILFPLMLVVMIGIRKSLDLLFTQRELKILDDVMPEPSRKHAEDLRQLESGEEQNESMAYGPSGNIQISLANGNIMKIPMASINISEEVNKTGIWQQVNEGNEKTKQVKLINAGKQKKHSKKENLLMADETTRLTTMTEEDEDDSGISIKT; encoded by the exons ATGAACTGTAACGCCTTCGGGTACGATTCGAG acCGTGGATGCAGCCAGGTATCGGAGGCGGAGGTGGCGCGGCCCACGTAGGTGGGACAGGTGACGACGAGGCTCCGAAAGATCCCGGTGTTCGGATCACTCATCAATCTTACACCGAGAAAGACTTTGAAG GTCACAGAGCGCACACGGTATATGTGGGCGTGCATCTACCAGGCGAAAGGAGACATCGTCGTCATCACAAGCACCATCATTCTCAACGTCAGTTGGGAACAAGCAGTACCGATAAGGAGAATGTCGACAACGATAGGCCCA GACAATTGCTGATGACTCGAAGGAGTCGACTATCTAATATCTGCGATCCCGACGGCGAGATGATAC TTACACCGCCAGCCCAGAGGGTGCAGTTTATTCTGGGCGAGGAAGTCGGCGACGATGCACACGAGTCCCACCCCCTCTTCTCCGAGATGGAGGAGCTCGTCAAGGATGGTGACGAGATGGAATGGAAGGAAACGGCCAG GTGGATTAAGTTCGAGGAAGACGTGGAGGAGGGTGGAAATAGGTGGAGCAAACCTCACGTAGCGACGCTCTCGCTGCACGCTCTCTTCGAGCTGAGGAGCCTGCTGTTAAATGGAACTGTGATGTTGGACATGGAGGCGGCGAGTTTGGAACAAATCGCCGATTTGGTACTCGATAACATGATCAACAAGGGCTCCTTACCGATCGAGGCGAGAGAAAAG GTCAGGGAAGCTCTTCTGGTGAGGCATCGGCATCAACACGAGAGACGCAAGGATAACAACATGTCCAGGCTACCAATTATCAGATCCTTGGCCGAAATAGGTCGAAATCATTCCTCTTCGAAGA ATTCCGACTGTACTTGTGGTTTGCATGCGTTGTTGACGTCAGATTTACAGGAGCGTCGCGACGCTAGGGACGCCTACGCTCCCTCCGTCGCTCGCAGTAGCAGTTGCCCGAATTCGAATACGGCTCTGCTTTCGAAAGAAGCGAAAGATCTGAAAGGACCGTACCTTCTAGTTCCAG TGGAGGAATCGAATTCTGCCCCGGCGATCGCCGGCGCTACAAGTCACGGCAGTGGGCCAGCGCTGAATGCCGGTAGCCGCTTCCTTGCCATACCCGGTAATCCCG GCCAAGAACCAGGCACCAACGGGATGGATCGAAGTCCAAGCAGCGTGTCAATTAGCCGAAATCACAGTTCGTCCGCCTTAGAAAACGGAGACGCAAATCACAAG GGTAATACTCATTTTATGCGGAAAATACCAGCTGGAGCCGAGGCGAGCAACATTCTCGTAGGAGAAGTCGATTTTTTAGATAAAACGCTGTCAGCCTTTATTCGGCTAAGCCAGGCGGGAATAATGGGTGACTTAACGGAAGTTCCTGTGCCAACAAGATTTATATTTGTCCTGCTCGGACCTACG GGTGGAATCACAGGTTTCCACGAGATTGGCCGTGCCATGGCTACGCTGATGTCCGACGAGGTCTTCCACGACGTGGCGTACAAGGCCAAGAACAGAAATCATCTACTTGCAGGAATCGACGAGTTTTTAGACGCTGTTACGGTTCTACCGCCAGGAGAATGGGACCCTGCGATCAGAATAGAACCGCCTGCTGCTATTCCTTCGCAG GATGTAAGGAAGCGGCCAAAAGAAGAGAAACCGAAGGAAGACCTAGACGACGAAGCAGACGAGCAAAAGTTGAGGGAAGAATCCGGTCTCTCGAGAACTGGCAGGCTTTTCGGTGGCTTGGTAAACGACATAAAGAGAAAAGTTCCGTTTTATTTTTCCGACTTCAAGGACGCGTTAGCTCTTCAATGCGTAGCCTCTTTTATCTTCCTGTATTTTGCCTGCCTCTCGCCTATAATTACATTCGGTGGTTTGCTAAGCGAAGCCACAGGCAAAAATATGGCCGCCATGGAGTCGCTCGTTTCCGGTTTCGTTTGCGGCATCGGATATGGATTTTTCTCCGGTCAACCTCTCACCATTCTCGGTTCCACCGGCCCGGTCTTAGTCTTCGAGACGATAGTCTACGAATTTTGCAA GAAATCAGATTGGAACTACATGTCATTCCGCTTCTGGATCGGCTCGTGGATAACACTGATTCTGGTAATCCTCGTGGCCATCGACGCTAGCGCTTTCGTGTGCTACATCACGCGGTTCACGGAGGAAAACTTCGCCACTCTGATCGCGTTTATCTTCATTTACAAG GCCATCGAAAACGTATTGTCCATCGGCAAAAAGTATCCTATAAATACTCATGCGAACGAACCGTTCAACTACGAGTGTTGGTGCAAGCCGCCGAATGGCAGCCTACCGTCTAGCTACGACAACATTAATTGGACGGCGCTCGATCAAAAAACATGCCAG AGTTACAACGGCACGCTGGTGGGCGATGGTTGCAACCTACCGCACTACATACCCGATGTGTTCCTCATGTCAATTATACTATTCATGGGCACATTCTTGCTATCCGTCGAGCTCAAAGATTTCAAGAACGCTCTCTTCTTTCCATCAAAG GTCAGACAGGTGGTCAGTGATTTTGCGGTGATCATCGCGATATTTTCGATGAGCACGCTCGACCATTTCGTGAATATTCCAACGCCCAAGCTCGAAGTACCGGAGGAATTCAAGCCGACGTTGGCCGGTCGGGGATGGATGATCTGGCCTTTCCAAAGCAATCCATGGTGGAGCGCCATCGTCGCGTGTCTGCCAGCTCTCTTAGGCACTATACTGATTTTTATGGATCAACAAATTACGGCCGTGATAGTCAATAGGAAAGAGAACAAATTAAAGGCAA GATGCGGCTATCATTTGGATCTGTTCGTCCTTGCGATCCTGATAGAAATTTGCTCGGTGATGGGACTGCCCTGGTTCGTCGCGGCAACGGTGCTCTCGATCAATCACGTGAATTCGTTGAAGCTGGAATCGGAATGTGCCGCGCCAGGTGAAAAACCGCAGTTCCTCGGTGTCCGCGAACAGCGTGTTACAcacattttaatttttttgatGATCGGCTGCTCGGTTCTGCTCACGCCAATGCTGAGACACATACCGATGCCGGTGCTGTTTGGAGTTTTCCTCTACATGGGAGTTGCTTCGTTGAAGGGACTTCAATTTTTCGACAGAATTTTAATCATGCTGATGCCGGTTAAATACCAACCTGACTATATGTTCCTTCGGCAg GTACCACTGAAACGCGTTCATCTGTTTACAACGATACAGTTGACTTGTTTAGCCTGCTTGTGGATCATCAAATCTTTCAGCAGCACCTCCATCCTGTTTCCTTTGATG tTGGTGGTGATGATTGGGATACGAAAGTCCTTAGACTTGTTGTTCACTCAACGCGAGTTAAAGATCTTGGACGATGTAATGCCGGAACCAAGCAGGAAACACGCCGAAGATCTACGACAACTGGAGAGCGGCGAG GAACAGAACGAGTCTATGGCATACGGACCGTCGGGAAACATACAGATTTCGTTAGCGAACGGCAACATTATGAAGATCCCAATGGCGAGCATCAATATCAGCGAAGAGGTGAATAAAACCGGGATTTGGCAACAAGTGAACGAAGGCAACGAGAAAACGAAACAAGTGAAACTTATCAA CGCGGGAAAGCAGAAGAAGCACTCGAAGAAGGAAAACCTGTTGATGGCTGACGAGACTACGAGGCTGACTACGATGACCGAAGAGGACGAAGATGACAGTGGAATCTCTATCAAG
- the LOC126869546 gene encoding electrogenic sodium bicarbonate cotransporter 1 isoform X8 — translation MNCNAFGYDSRPWMQPGIGGGGGAAHVGGTGDDEAPKDPGVRITHQSYTEKDFEGHRAHTVYVGVHLPGERRHRRHHKHHHSQRQLGTSSTDKENVDNDRPRQLLMTRRSRLSNICDPDGEMILTPPAQRVQFILGEEVGDDAHESHPLFSEMEELVKDGDEMEWKETARWIKFEEDVEEGGNRWSKPHVATLSLHALFELRSLLLNGTVMLDMEAASLEQIADLVLDNMINKGSLPIEAREKVREALLVRHRHQHERRKDNNMSRLPIIRSLAEIGRNHSSSKNLQERRDARDAYAPSVARSSSCPNSNTALLSKEAKDLKGPYLLVPVEESNSAPAIAGATSHGSGPALNAGSRFLAIPGNPGQEPGTNGMDRSPSSVSISRNHSSSALENGDANHKGNTHFMRKIPAGAEASNILVGEVDFLDKTLSAFIRLSQAGIMGDLTEVPVPTRFIFVLLGPTGGITGFHEIGRAMATLMSDEVFHDVAYKAKNRNHLLAGIDEFLDAVTVLPPGEWDPAIRIEPPAAIPSQDVRKRPKEEKPKEDLDDEADEQKLREESGLSRTGRLFGGLVNDIKRKVPFYFSDFKDALALQCVASFIFLYFACLSPIITFGGLLSEATGKNMAAMESLVSGFVCGIGYGFFSGQPLTILGSTGPVLVFETIVYEFCKKSDWNYMSFRFWIGSWITLILVILVAIDASAFVCYITRFTEENFATLIAFIFIYKAIENVLSIGKKYPINTHANEPFNYECWCKPPNGSLPSSYDNINWTALDQKTCQSYNGTLVGDGCNLPHYIPDVFLMSIILFMGTFLLSVELKDFKNALFFPSKVRQVVSDFAVIIAIFSMSTLDHFVNIPTPKLEVPEEFKPTLAGRGWMIWPFQSNPWWSAIVACLPALLGTILIFMDQQITAVIVNRKENKLKARCGYHLDLFVLAILIEICSVMGLPWFVAATVLSINHVNSLKLESECAAPGEKPQFLGVREQRVTHILIFLMIGCSVLLTPMLRHIPMPVLFGVFLYMGVASLKGLQFFDRILIMLMPVKYQPDYMFLRQVPLKRVHLFTTIQLTCLACLWIIKSFSSTSILFPLMLVVMIGIRKSLDLLFTQRELKILDDVMPEPSRKHAEDLRQLESGEEQNESMAYGPSGNIQISLANGNIMKIPMASINISEEVNKTGIWQQVNEGNEKTKQVKLINAGKQKKHSKKENLLMADETTRLTTMTEEDEDDSGISIKVTNVDLIRSKESISPLTINGTTSAETSV, via the exons ATGAACTGTAACGCCTTCGGGTACGATTCGAG acCGTGGATGCAGCCAGGTATCGGAGGCGGAGGTGGCGCGGCCCACGTAGGTGGGACAGGTGACGACGAGGCTCCGAAAGATCCCGGTGTTCGGATCACTCATCAATCTTACACCGAGAAAGACTTTGAAG GTCACAGAGCGCACACGGTATATGTGGGCGTGCATCTACCAGGCGAAAGGAGACATCGTCGTCATCACAAGCACCATCATTCTCAACGTCAGTTGGGAACAAGCAGTACCGATAAGGAGAATGTCGACAACGATAGGCCCA GACAATTGCTGATGACTCGAAGGAGTCGACTATCTAATATCTGCGATCCCGACGGCGAGATGATAC TTACACCGCCAGCCCAGAGGGTGCAGTTTATTCTGGGCGAGGAAGTCGGCGACGATGCACACGAGTCCCACCCCCTCTTCTCCGAGATGGAGGAGCTCGTCAAGGATGGTGACGAGATGGAATGGAAGGAAACGGCCAG GTGGATTAAGTTCGAGGAAGACGTGGAGGAGGGTGGAAATAGGTGGAGCAAACCTCACGTAGCGACGCTCTCGCTGCACGCTCTCTTCGAGCTGAGGAGCCTGCTGTTAAATGGAACTGTGATGTTGGACATGGAGGCGGCGAGTTTGGAACAAATCGCCGATTTGGTACTCGATAACATGATCAACAAGGGCTCCTTACCGATCGAGGCGAGAGAAAAG GTCAGGGAAGCTCTTCTGGTGAGGCATCGGCATCAACACGAGAGACGCAAGGATAACAACATGTCCAGGCTACCAATTATCAGATCCTTGGCCGAAATAGGTCGAAATCATTCCTCTTCGAAGA ATTTACAGGAGCGTCGCGACGCTAGGGACGCCTACGCTCCCTCCGTCGCTCGCAGTAGCAGTTGCCCGAATTCGAATACGGCTCTGCTTTCGAAAGAAGCGAAAGATCTGAAAGGACCGTACCTTCTAGTTCCAG TGGAGGAATCGAATTCTGCCCCGGCGATCGCCGGCGCTACAAGTCACGGCAGTGGGCCAGCGCTGAATGCCGGTAGCCGCTTCCTTGCCATACCCGGTAATCCCG GCCAAGAACCAGGCACCAACGGGATGGATCGAAGTCCAAGCAGCGTGTCAATTAGCCGAAATCACAGTTCGTCCGCCTTAGAAAACGGAGACGCAAATCACAAG GGTAATACTCATTTTATGCGGAAAATACCAGCTGGAGCCGAGGCGAGCAACATTCTCGTAGGAGAAGTCGATTTTTTAGATAAAACGCTGTCAGCCTTTATTCGGCTAAGCCAGGCGGGAATAATGGGTGACTTAACGGAAGTTCCTGTGCCAACAAGATTTATATTTGTCCTGCTCGGACCTACG GGTGGAATCACAGGTTTCCACGAGATTGGCCGTGCCATGGCTACGCTGATGTCCGACGAGGTCTTCCACGACGTGGCGTACAAGGCCAAGAACAGAAATCATCTACTTGCAGGAATCGACGAGTTTTTAGACGCTGTTACGGTTCTACCGCCAGGAGAATGGGACCCTGCGATCAGAATAGAACCGCCTGCTGCTATTCCTTCGCAG GATGTAAGGAAGCGGCCAAAAGAAGAGAAACCGAAGGAAGACCTAGACGACGAAGCAGACGAGCAAAAGTTGAGGGAAGAATCCGGTCTCTCGAGAACTGGCAGGCTTTTCGGTGGCTTGGTAAACGACATAAAGAGAAAAGTTCCGTTTTATTTTTCCGACTTCAAGGACGCGTTAGCTCTTCAATGCGTAGCCTCTTTTATCTTCCTGTATTTTGCCTGCCTCTCGCCTATAATTACATTCGGTGGTTTGCTAAGCGAAGCCACAGGCAAAAATATGGCCGCCATGGAGTCGCTCGTTTCCGGTTTCGTTTGCGGCATCGGATATGGATTTTTCTCCGGTCAACCTCTCACCATTCTCGGTTCCACCGGCCCGGTCTTAGTCTTCGAGACGATAGTCTACGAATTTTGCAA GAAATCAGATTGGAACTACATGTCATTCCGCTTCTGGATCGGCTCGTGGATAACACTGATTCTGGTAATCCTCGTGGCCATCGACGCTAGCGCTTTCGTGTGCTACATCACGCGGTTCACGGAGGAAAACTTCGCCACTCTGATCGCGTTTATCTTCATTTACAAG GCCATCGAAAACGTATTGTCCATCGGCAAAAAGTATCCTATAAATACTCATGCGAACGAACCGTTCAACTACGAGTGTTGGTGCAAGCCGCCGAATGGCAGCCTACCGTCTAGCTACGACAACATTAATTGGACGGCGCTCGATCAAAAAACATGCCAG AGTTACAACGGCACGCTGGTGGGCGATGGTTGCAACCTACCGCACTACATACCCGATGTGTTCCTCATGTCAATTATACTATTCATGGGCACATTCTTGCTATCCGTCGAGCTCAAAGATTTCAAGAACGCTCTCTTCTTTCCATCAAAG GTCAGACAGGTGGTCAGTGATTTTGCGGTGATCATCGCGATATTTTCGATGAGCACGCTCGACCATTTCGTGAATATTCCAACGCCCAAGCTCGAAGTACCGGAGGAATTCAAGCCGACGTTGGCCGGTCGGGGATGGATGATCTGGCCTTTCCAAAGCAATCCATGGTGGAGCGCCATCGTCGCGTGTCTGCCAGCTCTCTTAGGCACTATACTGATTTTTATGGATCAACAAATTACGGCCGTGATAGTCAATAGGAAAGAGAACAAATTAAAGGCAA GATGCGGCTATCATTTGGATCTGTTCGTCCTTGCGATCCTGATAGAAATTTGCTCGGTGATGGGACTGCCCTGGTTCGTCGCGGCAACGGTGCTCTCGATCAATCACGTGAATTCGTTGAAGCTGGAATCGGAATGTGCCGCGCCAGGTGAAAAACCGCAGTTCCTCGGTGTCCGCGAACAGCGTGTTACAcacattttaatttttttgatGATCGGCTGCTCGGTTCTGCTCACGCCAATGCTGAGACACATACCGATGCCGGTGCTGTTTGGAGTTTTCCTCTACATGGGAGTTGCTTCGTTGAAGGGACTTCAATTTTTCGACAGAATTTTAATCATGCTGATGCCGGTTAAATACCAACCTGACTATATGTTCCTTCGGCAg GTACCACTGAAACGCGTTCATCTGTTTACAACGATACAGTTGACTTGTTTAGCCTGCTTGTGGATCATCAAATCTTTCAGCAGCACCTCCATCCTGTTTCCTTTGATG tTGGTGGTGATGATTGGGATACGAAAGTCCTTAGACTTGTTGTTCACTCAACGCGAGTTAAAGATCTTGGACGATGTAATGCCGGAACCAAGCAGGAAACACGCCGAAGATCTACGACAACTGGAGAGCGGCGAG GAACAGAACGAGTCTATGGCATACGGACCGTCGGGAAACATACAGATTTCGTTAGCGAACGGCAACATTATGAAGATCCCAATGGCGAGCATCAATATCAGCGAAGAGGTGAATAAAACCGGGATTTGGCAACAAGTGAACGAAGGCAACGAGAAAACGAAACAAGTGAAACTTATCAA CGCGGGAAAGCAGAAGAAGCACTCGAAGAAGGAAAACCTGTTGATGGCTGACGAGACTACGAGGCTGACTACGATGACCGAAGAGGACGAAGATGACAGTGGAATCTCTATCAAGGTGACAAAC